The following are from one region of the Segatella oris genome:
- a CDS encoding glucosaminidase domain-containing protein produces the protein MIQNRAESHLIDIIFHWILRYNDKNNIVLKTLFSFILCLMPAWVSAQDILPGEAKADVVAVPLINDSMKQQPVFDGMTYAEDYPEAEIVPELELNLENLSDVLDQYGIKFKKIVMAQALLETGNFTSNVCLTIHNIFGLRRPSDGSYFEFPNWMDCVRAYRDAVQYKYISGDYYAFLDRIGYAEDKAYTSKVRRIARTL, from the coding sequence ATGATACAAAACAGAGCAGAAAGCCATCTGATAGATATAATATTCCATTGGATACTGCGTTATAATGATAAAAATAATATTGTTTTGAAAACGCTTTTCTCTTTTATATTGTGCCTGATGCCCGCGTGGGTTTCGGCACAGGATATATTGCCTGGTGAGGCAAAGGCTGATGTTGTGGCTGTTCCTTTGATAAACGACAGCATGAAACAGCAGCCTGTTTTTGATGGTATGACCTATGCCGAAGATTATCCCGAGGCAGAGATTGTGCCCGAATTGGAATTGAATTTAGAGAACCTTTCAGATGTTCTTGATCAGTATGGCATTAAGTTTAAGAAGATAGTCATGGCACAAGCGCTGCTCGAAACAGGCAATTTCACGAGCAATGTGTGTCTGACCATTCATAATATCTTTGGACTTCGCAGGCCCTCTGACGGCAGTTATTTCGAGTTTCCGAATTGGATGGACTGCGTGAGAGCCTATCGTGATGCCGTTCAGTATAAGTATATCAGTGGCGATTACTATGCTTTTCTTGATCGCATTGGCTATGCTGAAGACAAAGCCTATACCTCAAAGGTGAGGCGTATAGCGCGGACGCTGTAG